The proteins below come from a single Gimesia alba genomic window:
- a CDS encoding DUF1559 domain-containing protein → MKSFQRSVRKSGFTLIELLVVIAIIAILIALLLPAVQQAREAARRSNCKNNLKQIGLAHHNYHDNFKCFPLGARRDQPGGWGPSWWVGILPYMDQAPLYNKLNLEVNHSGYVGNGAVANRVTVPLMVCPSSPMTTFTHSTGGGWTLRPHYVGISGATNGNGFTNASIHNEYAYTGCCTSVTAGGIKARGGVLLQNKCISIKDIIDGTTNVIVVSECSNFFRDASDNPVQVNSNHGWMMGTADGGETGQNRTFNLTTIRYPPNTLDNSLPGTGNNDGPNNGIYSPHVGGVHALLGDGSVRFLSENIDMQTLRRLATRDDGQPLGEF, encoded by the coding sequence ATGAAATCATTCCAGCGCTCGGTACGAAAAAGCGGTTTTACTCTGATTGAGTTACTCGTAGTGATCGCGATCATCGCGATCTTGATTGCTCTACTTCTACCCGCCGTTCAACAGGCACGCGAAGCGGCTCGACGATCGAATTGTAAGAATAACCTCAAGCAAATCGGTCTCGCACATCACAACTATCACGATAACTTTAAGTGCTTTCCTCTTGGTGCAAGACGAGATCAGCCGGGCGGCTGGGGGCCATCCTGGTGGGTTGGCATTTTGCCTTACATGGACCAGGCACCACTCTATAACAAATTAAATCTGGAAGTGAACCACTCCGGATATGTTGGCAATGGAGCCGTTGCAAACCGCGTTACAGTTCCTCTGATGGTCTGTCCTTCCAGTCCCATGACAACGTTCACACACAGCACAGGCGGCGGCTGGACACTCCGTCCACATTATGTGGGAATTTCAGGCGCTACAAACGGTAACGGATTCACCAATGCATCGATTCACAACGAATACGCTTATACCGGATGTTGCACTTCCGTGACGGCAGGGGGCATTAAAGCACGCGGCGGGGTCTTGCTCCAAAATAAATGTATTTCGATCAAAGATATTATTGATGGAACCACAAACGTCATCGTGGTTAGTGAATGCTCTAATTTCTTCCGCGATGCTTCTGATAACCCAGTGCAGGTCAACAGTAACCATGGCTGGATGATGGGTACAGCCGATGGCGGTGAGACCGGACAAAACCGAACCTTCAATCTGACAACAATTCGTTATCCCCCCAACACCCTTGATAACAGTCTGCCAGGGACCGGAAATAACGATGGCCCCAACAACGGCATCTATTCTCCGCATGTCGGCGGCGTGCATGCATTGCTGGGTGATGGCTCTGTCCGATTCCTCAGTGAAAATATCGATATGCAGACGTTACGACGTTTAGCAACGCGTGACGACGGACAGCCACTCGGCGAATTCTAA
- the glnA gene encoding type I glutamate--ammonia ligase: protein MTPREVLALCREREIQAIDLRFMDFPGTQKHFTIPAKILVEKSFEDGFGFDGSSMRGWKAINESDMLVVPQPETAFVDPFMSNTLVMTCNIQDPITREDYAKDPRNVARKAESYMRSTKIADVANFGPEAEFFIFDDVRFDQNEHECYYHVDSIEGQWNRGKPGSGPNAGYKIRYKEGYFPVPPADTLQDVRTEMMLALMDCGVDVEAQHHEVATGGQCEIDMKYAPLLKTADNLLRYKYIVKNVAAKHGKTATFMPKPLWNDNGSGLHLHMSLWKDDKPLFAGSRYGGLSEMGMYAMGGILKHAAALFAFCCPTTNSYKRLIAGYEAPINLTYSYRNRSAAIRIPVHSPHPENKRFEFRCPDSSSNPYLAMSAVLMAMLDGIQNKIDPGHPLEKDIYDLKPDELAELPAVPGSLEDALQALRDDHKFLLVGDVFTEDVIDTWIWYKTSQEVAALRERPHPYEFAMYYDI, encoded by the coding sequence ATGACCCCTCGGGAAGTGCTCGCCCTCTGTCGTGAACGTGAAATCCAAGCCATCGACCTACGGTTTATGGATTTTCCCGGTACGCAAAAACATTTCACAATTCCTGCTAAGATATTGGTAGAGAAGAGTTTCGAAGATGGTTTCGGTTTCGATGGCTCTTCAATGCGCGGCTGGAAGGCAATTAACGAAAGTGATATGCTGGTCGTACCCCAGCCAGAGACAGCATTTGTCGACCCCTTTATGTCGAATACTCTGGTGATGACCTGTAACATTCAGGACCCCATTACGCGGGAGGACTATGCCAAAGATCCGCGCAATGTTGCCCGAAAAGCAGAAAGCTATATGCGGTCCACAAAAATCGCTGATGTCGCCAATTTTGGACCAGAGGCGGAGTTCTTTATTTTTGATGACGTTCGTTTCGATCAGAACGAGCACGAATGTTACTATCATGTGGACAGTATTGAAGGGCAGTGGAATCGGGGGAAGCCAGGCAGCGGCCCGAATGCGGGATATAAAATTCGTTACAAGGAAGGTTATTTTCCTGTTCCACCAGCAGATACGTTACAGGATGTACGGACCGAAATGATGCTGGCATTGATGGATTGTGGCGTCGATGTCGAAGCCCAGCACCACGAAGTGGCGACGGGGGGGCAGTGTGAAATCGACATGAAATATGCGCCGCTGTTAAAGACGGCTGACAACCTGTTACGTTACAAGTACATTGTCAAGAACGTCGCCGCCAAGCATGGTAAAACAGCGACATTCATGCCCAAGCCTCTCTGGAATGATAACGGCTCTGGCTTGCATTTACACATGTCTCTCTGGAAAGATGACAAACCTCTGTTCGCCGGCTCCCGGTATGGCGGACTCAGTGAAATGGGCATGTATGCCATGGGCGGAATTCTTAAACATGCCGCTGCATTGTTTGCTTTTTGCTGCCCCACAACGAACAGTTATAAACGTTTGATTGCCGGCTATGAAGCGCCGATCAATCTGACTTACAGCTATCGAAATCGTTCAGCGGCGATTCGGATTCCCGTTCACAGTCCGCATCCCGAAAATAAACGGTTTGAATTCCGTTGCCCTGATTCTTCTTCGAATCCTTATCTGGCCATGTCGGCTGTATTGATGGCGATGCTGGATGGGATTCAAAATAAAATCGATCCCGGTCATCCTCTGGAAAAAGACATCTATGATCTGAAGCCGGATGAACTGGCTGAATTGCCTGCCGTGCCGGGCTCGTTAGAGGATGCGTTGCAGGCATTGCGAGACGATCATAAGTTTCTGCTGGTCGGCGATGTGTTTACCGAAGATGTGATCGATACCTGGATCTGGTACAAGACCAGTCAGGAAGTCGCCGCCTTGCGCGAGCGCCCCCATCCTTATGAATTCGCCATGTACTACGATATTTAA
- a CDS encoding BLUF domain-containing protein: MKLYQLIYVSKSIAPMSEVGLKQILKSACRNNPQQGITGILVYDRGHFCQVLEGGYNDVEAVFARIQKDKRHCRVNRIISYPIQERLFPNWKMGLYNLDDSTEFDFYKLKKCMKSLHELTSVSEKRTLAKYALKIFIELKEKSTEQPEDLIEIV, from the coding sequence ATGAAGCTTTATCAACTTATCTATGTCAGTAAGAGTATTGCTCCGATGTCAGAGGTTGGGTTGAAACAGATTTTGAAGTCGGCCTGTCGGAACAATCCCCAGCAGGGGATCACCGGGATTCTGGTCTATGATCGCGGGCATTTTTGCCAGGTTCTGGAGGGGGGCTACAATGATGTAGAGGCCGTGTTTGCCCGGATTCAAAAAGACAAGCGGCACTGTCGCGTCAACCGCATCATCTCCTATCCAATTCAGGAACGCCTTTTTCCGAATTGGAAGATGGGCCTCTATAATCTGGATGATTCAACGGAGTTCGATTTCTATAAACTGAAGAAGTGCATGAAGTCGCTGCACGAGTTAACTTCAGTGAGCGAGAAGCGAACTTTGGCGAAATACGCTTTGAAAATCTTTATCGAACTCAAAGAGAAGTCTACAGAACAGCCAGAAGACTTGATTGAGATTGTTTAA
- a CDS encoding carbon-nitrogen hydrolase family protein, translated as MKNATGILYFLAILLSSQLSHAGDPGLHDGWQAMTPREELRPKISWNADAGPNQQGAFLIQADGREGLMGHIQKTFPVEGGKTYEFTALRKTEGIDLVRRAGAARLIWLDQNGKRVTRDKPSFASYRPGERPRAEPEFPGDQETKSDWTKVAGVYRAPSEAAQVQIELHFRWGPPHSQIQWSNISFKQTDDIKPRIVRLATIHHRPREGKKPSDKPAQFAKLIEQAAEQKADLVVLPESITVYGTGLSYAESAEPIPGPSTKYFGQLAKKHNLYIVVGLYERAKHLIYNVAVLIGPDGDIVGKYRKVTLPRGEIEGGVTPGSEYPVFDTRFGKVGMMICYDGFFPEVARELSKNGAEVIAWPVWGCNPMLGAARACENHVYVISSTYTDTSANWMISAIFGQDGKPLAQAKDWGTVAITEVDLNQPFYWQSLGDFKSQIERHRPEVDVKP; from the coding sequence ATGAAAAATGCAACTGGCATTTTATATTTTCTTGCGATACTGCTTTCCTCTCAACTGAGTCACGCAGGTGATCCCGGATTACACGATGGATGGCAGGCGATGACGCCTCGTGAAGAACTGCGGCCAAAAATATCCTGGAATGCCGACGCGGGGCCGAATCAACAGGGCGCCTTTCTCATTCAGGCAGATGGGCGAGAAGGCTTGATGGGACACATTCAAAAGACGTTCCCCGTCGAAGGAGGGAAGACTTACGAGTTCACCGCGCTACGCAAAACTGAGGGCATTGATCTGGTTCGCCGGGCCGGGGCAGCCCGATTGATCTGGCTTGACCAAAACGGAAAACGTGTGACGCGCGATAAACCCTCGTTCGCCTCTTATCGACCCGGTGAACGACCGCGGGCAGAACCGGAATTTCCCGGCGATCAGGAAACCAAATCTGACTGGACGAAGGTCGCGGGCGTCTACCGCGCTCCTTCAGAGGCGGCACAGGTTCAGATTGAATTACATTTTCGCTGGGGGCCGCCGCATTCACAAATCCAGTGGAGCAATATCAGCTTCAAGCAGACCGACGACATCAAGCCGCGGATTGTGAGACTGGCGACGATTCATCATCGACCCCGGGAAGGGAAAAAGCCGAGCGACAAGCCGGCCCAGTTTGCGAAGTTGATTGAGCAGGCAGCCGAGCAGAAAGCTGACCTGGTGGTTCTGCCCGAGTCCATCACGGTCTACGGAACCGGACTCTCTTATGCTGAGTCTGCTGAGCCGATTCCCGGACCTTCCACAAAGTACTTTGGTCAACTGGCCAAAAAACATAACCTTTACATTGTGGTTGGACTTTACGAACGGGCTAAGCATCTGATTTATAATGTGGCGGTGTTGATCGGACCAGACGGAGACATTGTCGGCAAGTATCGCAAAGTGACACTGCCGCGGGGTGAGATTGAAGGGGGGGTGACGCCGGGGAGCGAGTATCCAGTGTTTGATACCCGTTTCGGAAAAGTCGGCATGATGATCTGCTACGACGGCTTCTTTCCGGAAGTCGCCCGGGAACTGAGTAAAAACGGGGCCGAAGTGATTGCCTGGCCGGTCTGGGGATGTAACCCGATGCTGGGTGCGGCGCGTGCCTGTGAGAACCATGTTTATGTTATCAGCAGCACTTATACAGACACGTCTGCGAACTGGATGATCTCTGCCATTTTTGGTCAGGATGGCAAGCCATTGGCGCAGGCCAAAGACTGGGGCACCGTTGCCATTACCGAAGTCGACTTGAATCAACCCTTCTATTGGCAAAGCCTGGGCGATTTCAAATCCCAAATCGAGCGGCATCGCCCCGAAGTGGACGTGAAGCCTTAG
- a CDS encoding beta strand repeat-containing protein → MNRVYLALLLAFCVPGTLLAQPVDPAYEEPGFENENYGGDVSELFGDSAWFGRYRPHFGYRYEAGDTIGRVGGLSSFDAFFPLLEGEDSDWLTFIDARLLLGDDNHNLGSNLGVGARQFIPEIQRTIGAYIYYDTRDAGYATFDQVSGGIETLGDIWDARLNWYVPTGQTRNEYATTHTSGGNSYQFIGHYLVGGTFTRYYQAAMKGLDMEAGAKFYTNDFMDLRAYAGWYHFQAKGSKQAWGWKSRIESRISDVVSLNLSVQNDRVFDTTVNFAVGIQWPSITGLRGGPRADLKAWDRLGESPERLRTIVVDNQEIQDPNGGPVIDPTTGLPYYFMHVATGGNSDGSYEDPYATLAAAFADPRTQAGDVIVYDHRNAMETGNFTLANNTQVLSEGPAQFINTQFGSLLLPDSNSGVNPQITGSFTLNNGSVLSGFDITTTTGSSIIANGVGNIRVANNTINNTTAGISAGIDLLNVTGSVTFDETTISRTNGAGLLIVGGDADIAFTNSPITTNSATYGARIQNAGGSVHLGQMNGTGNTFDVFATNNTAAITIDELNSTGATSLPFTAQGNTGSFTINGGTIANSASSGGQIDNSQNVTVRNVTFNSPGGHGLRISNSSNFTISNNTINNADFDGISVLSSSGNITISDNKIHSILTAFDNAINVTTNADTTLNIDNNIIDSLLTIGGNGIDVTTSAGNATVNIRDNQITSIANGFGAAINYTGNTTGVMNTTISGNTIQNTLGGFNNGISVRYHNGSATTTITQNTIDSDDLVNLFGNGIFLRLNTLGATTSYITQNIISDDTNAALFSDGINLEIDRGTSHNAFINNNQVAQNGGILDDGIEVLMAFGLGAVANVQVHDNTLNGSAGIGGRGLDVAVFSPDQIFMDVMNNNTDTALDFFAGVGGTINIDDLPNLSVNNNGATINLLGPGTIQNNP, encoded by the coding sequence ATGAATCGCGTATACCTTGCTTTACTGCTTGCCTTTTGCGTGCCCGGTACGCTCCTCGCCCAGCCTGTTGACCCAGCCTATGAAGAGCCTGGTTTTGAAAATGAAAACTATGGCGGCGATGTCTCAGAACTGTTTGGAGATTCTGCCTGGTTCGGTCGCTATCGACCTCATTTCGGTTACCGCTACGAAGCGGGGGATACAATCGGCCGCGTCGGCGGGCTGTCTTCATTTGATGCCTTCTTCCCACTGTTGGAAGGGGAAGACAGCGACTGGCTGACCTTCATCGATGCCCGGTTATTACTGGGAGACGACAACCATAATCTGGGTTCGAATCTTGGTGTCGGTGCCCGCCAGTTTATTCCCGAAATTCAGCGTACCATCGGGGCCTACATTTACTACGACACCCGCGATGCAGGATATGCGACCTTCGATCAGGTCTCCGGGGGGATTGAAACCCTGGGGGATATCTGGGACGCGCGGCTCAACTGGTATGTCCCCACTGGTCAGACGAGAAACGAGTATGCCACCACTCATACCAGCGGCGGGAATAGCTACCAGTTTATCGGCCACTATCTGGTTGGTGGTACGTTTACCCGTTACTATCAGGCCGCGATGAAAGGCCTCGATATGGAAGCGGGCGCCAAATTCTACACCAACGATTTTATGGACCTCCGCGCGTATGCAGGCTGGTATCATTTTCAGGCCAAAGGCAGTAAACAGGCCTGGGGCTGGAAAAGCCGCATTGAAAGCCGGATCTCCGATGTCGTATCACTGAATCTCAGTGTCCAGAATGACCGCGTGTTCGACACCACCGTCAACTTTGCCGTCGGTATCCAGTGGCCCAGTATTACCGGTTTGCGAGGAGGTCCTCGTGCAGACCTCAAAGCCTGGGATCGGCTCGGTGAAAGCCCCGAACGGCTCCGCACCATTGTCGTCGACAATCAGGAAATCCAGGATCCGAATGGTGGTCCCGTCATCGATCCAACCACGGGATTACCGTATTACTTCATGCATGTTGCCACCGGAGGCAACAGTGACGGTTCTTACGAAGACCCGTATGCCACTCTCGCCGCCGCCTTTGCTGATCCGCGCACACAAGCAGGTGATGTCATCGTCTATGATCACCGCAATGCCATGGAAACGGGTAACTTCACCCTGGCAAACAATACGCAGGTGCTTTCAGAAGGACCGGCTCAATTCATCAATACGCAGTTCGGATCGCTTTTACTGCCTGACTCGAATTCAGGTGTGAACCCACAGATCACAGGTAGCTTCACACTGAATAATGGTAGCGTGCTTTCCGGCTTTGATATTACGACCACGACCGGAAGTTCGATCATTGCCAATGGCGTCGGCAATATCCGCGTGGCGAACAATACCATCAATAATACGACTGCGGGTATCTCTGCTGGCATCGATCTGTTAAACGTCACCGGTTCTGTCACATTTGACGAAACGACGATTTCGAGAACAAACGGAGCCGGCCTGTTGATTGTCGGAGGTGATGCTGACATCGCTTTTACCAACAGTCCAATCACGACCAATTCCGCCACGTATGGAGCCCGGATTCAGAATGCCGGTGGTTCAGTCCATCTCGGCCAGATGAATGGTACCGGAAACACGTTTGACGTCTTTGCTACGAATAACACGGCTGCAATCACTATCGATGAACTCAACAGCACCGGCGCAACCAGTCTGCCTTTCACGGCCCAGGGCAACACAGGCAGCTTTACCATCAACGGTGGTACTATCGCGAACAGCGCCAGCAGCGGCGGACAGATCGACAATTCGCAAAACGTAACCGTTCGCAATGTCACGTTTAATTCGCCGGGAGGTCACGGGTTGAGAATTTCAAACTCGTCCAACTTCACGATCTCGAATAACACGATCAACAACGCGGACTTTGATGGAATCTCTGTCTTAAGCAGTTCCGGCAACATTACCATCAGCGACAACAAAATTCACAGCATCCTGACCGCCTTTGACAATGCCATCAACGTCACAACCAATGCCGACACCACACTCAATATCGACAACAACATCATCGACAGTCTTCTCACCATCGGCGGAAATGGGATCGATGTCACAACCAGCGCAGGCAATGCTACGGTCAATATCCGCGATAACCAGATCACCAGTATCGCCAATGGTTTCGGCGCTGCGATTAATTATACCGGAAATACGACTGGCGTGATGAACACGACCATCTCCGGCAACACAATCCAAAATACGCTGGGCGGCTTCAATAACGGTATCAGCGTCAGATACCATAACGGCTCTGCCACAACCACCATCACACAGAACACGATCGATTCCGACGATCTCGTCAACCTCTTCGGTAACGGCATCTTTCTGCGACTGAATACACTGGGGGCCACGACCTCTTACATTACGCAGAACATCATCTCGGATGATACCAACGCGGCCCTGTTCAGCGACGGGATCAATCTGGAAATTGATCGCGGCACCAGTCATAACGCCTTTATCAACAATAACCAGGTCGCTCAGAATGGAGGCATCTTAGACGATGGCATTGAAGTCCTGATGGCCTTTGGTCTCGGTGCGGTCGCCAACGTGCAGGTCCATGATAACACCCTCAACGGCAGCGCCGGAATCGGGGGTCGTGGGCTCGATGTTGCTGTCTTCTCACCGGATCAGATCTTCATGGATGTCATGAACAACAACACCGACACCGCACTCGACTTCTTTGCCGGTGTCGGCGGAACCATCAACATCGACGATCTGCCCAACCTCTCTGTTAACAACAACGGTGCCACCATTAATCTGCTTGGACCGGGAACCATTCAAAATAATCCGTAA
- the ccsA gene encoding cytochrome c biogenesis protein yields MSTNTLSDTSSEFATTDSNSGSANSNERFLKILQPFASLKLTVVLFAMAIFIILAGTLAQVNKDIWVVIDEYFRTGIAKIEFKIFFPPSFFPNLDQQNIPGFIYFPGGWLIGFMMGINLLAAHFIRFKVQAKGKQRTIGWVIVTLGLLITWGVIASGSNKDGFQEYSVLSWLVLWWLFEAGIGILAIASLVLYFKIEKYRRAERGLTLGAAILFACLMAWFLAQGDAARFSDSSMRILWQLIKATFAGVVLLVGCIPLFKKRAGIVLLHGGVGLMMLSELMVGTMAVETQMTISEGETTNYVHDIRTIELAIIDQTDPKQDQVTVIPKSILLAKRKEVVSDPKLPFNYELVKYYPNSSIRKISSLTPEEKKLAENPATGGIGKDWIALPARSATGTDTGGAVDTPAAYIKIIDKKTDDSLGVYLVSLEMALQEIGEQVVVDGTPYQLYLRFKRTYKPYSVKLIDVRKDDYAGTSTVMNYSSDIHLVDPTTNVDRDIKIWMNNPLRYSGETFYQSGYHADPRTGKELTTLSVVTNMGWMIPYVSCMIVAVGMLYHFMITLLRFLGRREKQRIEPSAVSEFLPPDDAKHEDIKDKQHFMKSLNTYLIPALILVIFGGYLMSKARIPKTPSNQMSLYQFGELPILYQGRAKPIDTLARNSLRIISGRQDFTDPDGNKQPAIKWLLDTIAKPQEAYSYNVFRIENPDLLHTLGLKKRPGFRYSLEDFIEKLPELTKQAELARQAGQGKASLYQSRVLDLEKKIGIVDLLIQSFTPPNIRAESAREDLIEAIRRHGMLDRRNPPRVIPPGGAAEEEAEWQTYSYAWTRDLVKASFSKDKENEATQAWTKILVAYSQGNTEEFNKEVRNYQTWLKKHQADLTDVSLSKIDYEAFFNHFEPFYYCSVLYLIAFVLVCISFLIGEKTLGSASFWLIVLTFVVHTFALISRIYISGRPPVTNLYSSAVFIGWGAVLAGIVIERMNRLGIGNLLASVSGFATLLIAHMLAGDGDTMAVLQAVLDTQFWLATHVVCITLGYAATFVAGLLGLFYILWGTCTPRMTANAGKEIIRMLYGVLCFAIFLSFFGTVLGGLWADDSWGRFWGWDPKENGALIIVLWNALVLHARWGGMIKDRGLAILAIGGNIVTSWSWFGVNELGVGLHSYGFTEGVLMALGLFMLSQLAVMAVALIPQDRWWSFKNRDA; encoded by the coding sequence ATGTCAACAAATACACTCTCAGACACATCCAGCGAATTTGCTACCACCGACTCCAATTCGGGGTCTGCAAATTCGAATGAACGGTTCCTGAAAATTTTACAGCCTTTTGCGTCACTGAAGCTGACCGTCGTGCTGTTCGCGATGGCTATCTTCATTATTCTGGCCGGCACACTGGCACAGGTGAATAAAGATATCTGGGTCGTGATCGACGAATACTTTCGTACCGGAATCGCGAAGATAGAATTCAAAATCTTCTTTCCCCCCTCTTTTTTCCCCAACCTCGACCAGCAGAATATCCCCGGCTTCATTTACTTCCCCGGCGGCTGGCTCATCGGCTTTATGATGGGCATCAACCTGCTGGCGGCGCACTTCATCCGTTTTAAAGTGCAGGCCAAAGGCAAACAACGCACAATCGGCTGGGTCATCGTCACTCTGGGTTTACTCATTACCTGGGGTGTCATCGCCAGTGGATCAAACAAAGATGGCTTCCAGGAATATTCTGTTCTGAGCTGGCTTGTCTTATGGTGGTTATTTGAAGCAGGTATTGGGATCCTTGCTATCGCGAGCCTCGTTCTTTATTTCAAGATTGAGAAATATCGTAGAGCCGAACGTGGCCTGACGCTCGGAGCTGCAATTCTGTTTGCCTGCCTGATGGCCTGGTTTCTGGCACAAGGAGACGCCGCCCGCTTCAGTGATTCTTCCATGCGGATTCTCTGGCAATTAATCAAGGCCACCTTTGCCGGCGTTGTATTACTGGTGGGATGCATTCCTCTCTTCAAAAAACGGGCCGGTATCGTACTGCTGCACGGCGGTGTCGGTTTGATGATGCTCAGCGAACTGATGGTCGGCACCATGGCCGTCGAAACCCAGATGACCATCTCCGAAGGGGAAACAACCAACTACGTCCACGACATTCGCACCATTGAACTGGCAATTATCGACCAGACCGATCCGAAACAGGATCAGGTCACCGTCATTCCCAAGTCGATTCTACTCGCAAAACGGAAAGAAGTCGTTTCTGATCCGAAGCTCCCCTTTAACTATGAATTAGTCAAATATTATCCGAATTCTTCGATCCGCAAGATTTCCTCGTTAACGCCCGAGGAAAAAAAACTCGCCGAGAACCCTGCAACTGGCGGCATCGGAAAAGACTGGATCGCCTTACCCGCCCGAAGTGCAACGGGCACCGACACCGGCGGCGCCGTCGATACCCCGGCTGCTTACATTAAAATCATTGATAAAAAAACAGACGACTCTCTGGGCGTCTATCTCGTCAGTCTCGAGATGGCATTACAGGAAATCGGCGAGCAGGTCGTTGTCGATGGAACACCATACCAGCTCTACCTGCGATTCAAACGCACCTATAAACCCTATAGTGTTAAACTCATCGATGTTCGCAAAGACGACTACGCCGGCACGAGTACGGTCATGAATTATTCGTCCGATATTCATCTGGTCGATCCGACGACCAACGTCGACCGGGACATCAAAATCTGGATGAACAACCCACTCCGTTACAGCGGCGAAACATTTTATCAAAGCGGCTACCACGCCGACCCGCGTACCGGCAAAGAATTGACGACCCTGTCGGTTGTCACGAACATGGGCTGGATGATCCCTTACGTCTCCTGCATGATTGTCGCCGTCGGCATGTTGTACCATTTCATGATTACCCTGCTCCGATTTCTGGGACGGCGTGAAAAACAGAGAATTGAGCCATCCGCGGTTTCTGAGTTCTTACCACCCGATGATGCAAAACACGAGGACATTAAAGACAAGCAACACTTTATGAAAAGTCTGAATACCTATCTGATACCTGCGCTGATTCTGGTCATCTTTGGCGGCTATCTGATGAGTAAAGCCCGCATCCCCAAAACACCGTCGAATCAAATGAGCCTGTATCAATTCGGTGAACTTCCGATTCTGTACCAGGGACGCGCCAAGCCCATTGATACTCTGGCCCGTAACAGCCTGCGAATCATCTCGGGTCGGCAAGACTTCACGGATCCAGATGGAAACAAACAACCTGCGATCAAATGGCTACTGGATACGATTGCCAAACCGCAAGAAGCTTATTCATACAATGTGTTTCGGATTGAAAATCCCGATCTGCTCCATACACTCGGACTCAAAAAACGACCGGGCTTCCGCTACTCCCTGGAAGACTTTATCGAAAAGCTTCCGGAGCTCACGAAACAGGCAGAACTGGCACGCCAGGCGGGTCAGGGAAAAGCCAGCTTGTATCAATCACGGGTCCTGGATCTGGAAAAGAAAATCGGCATCGTCGATTTACTGATCCAGTCATTCACTCCTCCCAATATTCGCGCGGAATCGGCACGCGAAGATTTAATTGAAGCCATCCGCCGTCATGGCATGCTCGACCGCCGCAACCCTCCCCGCGTCATTCCGCCGGGAGGTGCAGCCGAAGAAGAAGCCGAATGGCAAACCTATTCCTATGCCTGGACCCGCGATCTGGTCAAAGCCAGTTTTTCCAAGGACAAAGAAAACGAAGCCACCCAGGCCTGGACTAAAATTCTGGTCGCCTATTCGCAAGGCAATACCGAAGAGTTCAATAAAGAAGTCCGCAACTATCAAACCTGGTTGAAAAAACATCAGGCCGATCTGACAGATGTGAGTCTATCCAAAATTGATTACGAAGCATTCTTCAATCACTTTGAGCCGTTTTACTATTGCTCGGTCCTCTACCTGATTGCCTTCGTTCTCGTCTGTATTTCATTCCTGATCGGAGAGAAAACGTTAGGGAGCGCCTCCTTCTGGCTGATCGTCCTGACATTTGTCGTACATACGTTTGCTCTGATTTCCCGGATCTATATCTCGGGACGCCCTCCGGTCACCAACCTTTACTCCTCTGCTGTCTTTATTGGCTGGGGCGCCGTACTGGCGGGAATCGTCATCGAGCGCATGAATCGTCTGGGCATCGGAAACCTGCTCGCTTCGGTTTCCGGTTTTGCAACCTTGCTCATCGCACACATGCTGGCCGGTGACGGTGATACGATGGCCGTGCTGCAGGCAGTTCTCGATACCCAGTTCTGGCTCGCCACGCACGTGGTCTGTATTACCCTCGGTTACGCCGCCACCTTTGTCGCCGGACTGCTCGGTCTGTTTTATATTCTGTGGGGTACGTGTACCCCGCGGATGACCGCGAATGCCGGCAAAGAAATCATTCGCATGCTCTACGGCGTACTCTGCTTTGCCATTTTCCTCAGCTTTTTTGGAACTGTACTCGGCGGTCTCTGGGCCGACGATTCCTGGGGCCGTTTCTGGGGTTGGGACCCGAAAGAAAATGGGGCGCTGATTATCGTACTCTGGAACGCACTGGTTCTGCACGCTCGCTGGGGAGGCATGATTAAAGATCGAGGACTGGCGATCCTGGCGATCGGCGGTAACATCGTCACCAGTTGGTCCTGGTTTGGGGTGAATGAACTCGGCGTAGGTCTGCACTCCTATGGATTCACGGAAGGGGTCCTGATGGCGCTCGGCCTGTTTATGCTTTCACAGTTGGCCGTGATGGCGGTCGCCTTGATACCGCAAGACCGCTGGTGGAGTTTCAAAAACCGCGACGCTTAA